The following nucleotide sequence is from Cellulosilyticum sp. I15G10I2.
TGCAGAATTAAGGTTAGAGTCTGCTGATGACATGCCTGCAGCTAATATGAGAGCAAAAATCATAGCTGCTATGCCAGTAGGCACATAATTTAACATAAACCAAGGCATAGCATCATCTGGGGCTAAACCCTGATTTAAAGTTAAAATAACCATGCCAACTAATGCGGTAAGTACAACAAAGATAATAGCTACAATACCACTCCATAATAGCCCATTGCGTGCAGTTTTCTTATCTTTGGCAGCAAAGCATCTTTGCCAATAAATCTGGGCTACCAAGATTCCAATACAACCTGTTATAAATTTAGTAACGAGTTCGATGGTATTGGTGCCTCTAAAACTCCATAGTTCAGACTTGCCGACTTCTGATAGGCGCATCCCAAGTTCAGCTAAACTCCAATTGACCGGCGAAAAAGCATAGATATAAAAGGCAGTTCCAAAGATGACAACTAATATGCCTTGAAATAAATCTGTCCAGACAACTGAATATACACCCCCTAGCGTCGTATATACAATGAAAACTACTGTAAACAAAAGAATAATAGGAATAGGATTTGCTCCTGTAACAATATTAAATATGTGTCCAAAAGCTTTGCCTTGCCCACCTACCCAGGCTATCATAATCATGGAAGCAAGAATACCTCCTAAAGCTCTTGTAACTTTATCTCGAGCGATGATGTCATCGATCATTTCTGGAAAAGTATTATAGGTAAACTTACCTGCAAGACCTGCAAAAAATAATGCAAAAATGATTTTAGAACCTTGTTCGCCTAATATAAATGCGAGCCAAGGCAGGCCTACCTGATAACCTTTACCTGCATGACCGATAAAATTACCTACTCCCATGATGGTTGCAAACTGAGTAAAAAGAATAAGATAAATAGGGAAGGATTTACCCCCTATAGCATAATTTAAGAAACTAGATTGTGCTTTACGACTTACCTTGAGAGAGATAACAAGAAATACCCCACACATTATAATTGTAATAATCCATAATAACGTTCCTAAATCCATTATGTACCCCCTTAGTTTTTAGTGGTTGTTAAATCTTTTTAAATTTAATTCAGCAATATTATACTTTATTTTTTTACCATTAATTAAATCCGAAATTAATTTGCCTGTTATGGGTGCTAAAGCTATGCCGTCTCCTTCGTGTCCTGCTGCAATATAAAATCCAGCTTTGCCAGCTACTTCACCAATAATAGGTCTGCCGTCACAAGAAGCAGGTCTTAGTCCAGCTAAAGTACGAATAATATGGACATTCTTAAGAATTGGAAAGAAACGTTCAGCCTCGTTGAGTATGATTTTAATAGCTTCAAATGTAGTGCCTTTATTAAAGCCTACATATTCTCTTGTGCTGCCAATAAGGTAATTTCCGGTAGAGGCTCGGCTTAGCGCAAAGCCAATACCCAATCTATTAAAAGCTTCATCCTGGTTTTTATGAAGCTCCGGTGCTATCTTTGTGACGATATACTCAGCTCCCCATACATTAGTTTCTCCTAAAGGCGGAATGGGCTCACTTATGGCGATTTGGCCTCTTTTAGGAACTATGGGTATAGAAAGGCCAATCAAATCGCCAATATCTGATGCCCAAGCACCTGCGGCATTCACAATACATTCACATTCAATGAGCTGCTGGTCATTTAAAATGATAATCCAGCCATCTTTTCTTTGATTAATGGCTTGGATTTTACATGTCTTTCTTATTTCTAGACCCATCTTCTTTCCTTTACTTATAAAACCTCTCATCACTTTTAATGGATTAATTTGAGAATCCTGTTTACAATAAGTAGAGGCAACAATATCTTGTTTGACATAAGGCTGTTTTTTAAGAACATCCTTTTTGTCTAACAGCTCAACTTTTAATCCAAAACTATTTTGTTGTTTCACAAATTGTTCCATTATTTTAAGCTGTTTCTCGTTTTCAATAAGCACCATACCCCCGCGATTTTCAAACTCTAAGGCTATACTGAGTTCTGTCGATAAGGATTTATACAGTTCCAGACTATCTATTGTTAACTCCAAATTAATCCCAGGTTTTTTGGATTGAAAAAAAATTGCTTCATCACAGGCACAGGATGCACCCGATCCCAATTCATTTTTTTCAATAATCACAACGTTTTTTCCGGATTTTAACAAATAATAAGAGACAGCGAGTCCAATAATACCGCCGCCAATTACAACTACATCAAATCTATTCAAACAAAGACCTCCCTAGGGTTTTGATAACTACATACTCACTTCTATACACTATATGGTCAAGTTATAGAAAATATTACCAAAAAAAGGGAAAAAAGGAGTTTTTATATGCATTTCATTATATTTGATTTAGAATTTAATCAAGAGTTTTCTTCTTTACAACACAGTGATAAAAATATATCTCAGTATCCGTTTGAAATTATTCAAATTGGAGCCCTAAAATTAGACGAAGAATTTAATACTATTGCAACTTTTAACCGTTATGTAAAGCCAACAATTTATACAAAAATAAGTCCATTTATTACAGAATTAACCGGTATTACTACAGAAAGACTTTTGACAGAAGCATTGTTTCCAGAGATTTATAAGGCGTATGAAGCCTTTATAGGTGGGAATGAATCGGTGTTTTGTATTTGGGGCAAGTCTGACATCAAAGAATTATTTAAAAATGCAGAGTACCATCAGTTAAGCACTAGGCTTTTGCCTAGACTGTTTATCAATGTACAGCCCTACGTTTCTAAGTATTTAAGTATTTCACAGAAAAAATTACTGCGGCTGCAGCATGCTGTGGAATTACTTAATATTCCAATGACTTATGCATTCCATAATGCACTTTATGATGCGTATTATACCGCTGAAATCTTTAAAAGGATCTATAGTATATCTGGCCAGCCAGTATTTTATGATCCGAGTTATGTTGCTGTTAAGCTAAGACAAAGACAACCTAAAAGAACAATAGATACAGATAAACTTTTACAGCAATTTGAAAAGATGTATGCTAGAAACATGACAGAAGAAGAACAAGAGATTATTAAGCTGGCTTATAAAATGGGAAAAACAAATCAGTTTTTAAAATAATTATATGGAAAGTTTAACTTATAAGTTTTATTTAATCAAAATAAAAAGACCAGAAATGATAAGATAAATTACAAAATAAGTTATCTTATCATTTTTGGTCTTAGCTCTCGTTATTAAAATGAGCAGTTTTAGTAATCAATTGATCTATTTTAGACACAGCTTCTTTTATAGCATACGTTCGTTTTTCTTCTGTAGTCCCTGTGCCAGATACGAGCAGTTCTTCAAATACTTCAATACCCATTGTTTTCATAATATCTTGTACATAGTGAAGTCCTCTATTCATTACTAATCTAAGCAGCCATGGGATGTCTCCACCTGAGGATTGTACATATACCATTGCCCTATATTTATCACTAAGAAGTCCATGAATCTTATCATTAGAAATACTTATGGTCTTACCATCCATGATGATACAATCTAAGTATTCTTTAAGAGGCGCTGGAAAAGAAAGGCTCCACATAGGTGCTGCAATAACATACATGTCTGCTTCTTTAAACTGATCGGTGAGTTTAACTATTTGATGAACTTCCTGCTGACCTTTTTCATCTAGTTTATGGAAATCTTTTTCACTAATCATGCAGTTTCTCTTCTCAAAGTACTGATATTCGAGTCTAGGAATATGACATTTGTAAAGATCTAATTCTTCCACTTGAAAATGAGGATACCGTTCTATAAACTTATTGACGAAGGCTCT
It contains:
- a CDS encoding FMN-dependent NADH-azoreductase; amino-acid sequence: MSKLLYITVNSKSEALSSSKTVGRAFVNKFIERYPHFQVEELDLYKCHIPRLEYQYFEKRNCMISEKDFHKLDEKGQQEVHQIVKLTDQFKEADMYVIAAPMWSLSFPAPLKEYLDCIIMDGKTISISNDKIHGLLSDKYRAMVYVQSSGGDIPWLLRLVMNRGLHYVQDIMKTMGIEVFEELLVSGTGTTEEKRTYAIKEAVSKIDQLITKTAHFNNES
- a CDS encoding 3'-5' exonuclease, translating into MHFIIFDLEFNQEFSSLQHSDKNISQYPFEIIQIGALKLDEEFNTIATFNRYVKPTIYTKISPFITELTGITTERLLTEALFPEIYKAYEAFIGGNESVFCIWGKSDIKELFKNAEYHQLSTRLLPRLFINVQPYVSKYLSISQKKLLRLQHAVELLNIPMTYAFHNALYDAYYTAEIFKRIYSISGQPVFYDPSYVAVKLRQRQPKRTIDTDKLLQQFEKMYARNMTEEEQEIIKLAYKMGKTNQFLK
- a CDS encoding sodium:solute symporter family protein, giving the protein MDLGTLLWIITIIMCGVFLVISLKVSRKAQSSFLNYAIGGKSFPIYLILFTQFATIMGVGNFIGHAGKGYQVGLPWLAFILGEQGSKIIFALFFAGLAGKFTYNTFPEMIDDIIARDKVTRALGGILASMIMIAWVGGQGKAFGHIFNIVTGANPIPIILLFTVVFIVYTTLGGVYSVVWTDLFQGILVVIFGTAFYIYAFSPVNWSLAELGMRLSEVGKSELWSFRGTNTIELVTKFITGCIGILVAQIYWQRCFAAKDKKTARNGLLWSGIVAIIFVVLTALVGMVILTLNQGLAPDDAMPWFMLNYVPTGIAAMIFALILAAGMSSADSNLNSASVLITNDLVKPFNSHLKDAQLVKCAKILTVIIGIFASLAAIYASSILDLFSRAYSMAGGGLVPLLIVGLLWKERRDEAFEMGRKNSKVTPWGARIGIVSGSILTQITALGANRVLTALVISVFLIIVVSLLTPPSSPKIQEDTP
- a CDS encoding NAD(P)/FAD-dependent oxidoreductase; this translates as MNRFDVVVIGGGIIGLAVSYYLLKSGKNVVIIEKNELGSGASCACDEAIFFQSKKPGINLELTIDSLELYKSLSTELSIALEFENRGGMVLIENEKQLKIMEQFVKQQNSFGLKVELLDKKDVLKKQPYVKQDIVASTYCKQDSQINPLKVMRGFISKGKKMGLEIRKTCKIQAINQRKDGWIIILNDQQLIECECIVNAAGAWASDIGDLIGLSIPIVPKRGQIAISEPIPPLGETNVWGAEYIVTKIAPELHKNQDEAFNRLGIGFALSRASTGNYLIGSTREYVGFNKGTTFEAIKIILNEAERFFPILKNVHIIRTLAGLRPASCDGRPIIGEVAGKAGFYIAAGHEGDGIALAPITGKLISDLINGKKIKYNIAELNLKRFNNH